TATGTTTACCATTGCATCATTTAATAATCATAATGACTGGGCATTTGTAAGAACAAAAATAAAAGGCGGATTAAAATATAATAATAATTTATCAGAGAATCTTCATACTAAAGACAAACTTGAAATTCTTGGATACCCTTTCGGCTTGGGAGCAAAAGAGGGTGATAATATTTCGCCAATGTATAGTGATTGTATGGTTTCTACAAGTGGTTTGCAAGGAAATTTAATAACAATTACTGATAGTAATTTTGATTATGGAAACTCAGGAGGTCCAGTATTTATTAATCAAAATGGAAACTACCTTGTAATTGGAATTGTTTCTGCAAAAATGGGTAATTCTGTTGGTTTTATAATTCCAATTTCAGCTTTATATAAATAATTTTAATAAGAATTTAATCTATATAATTATGAA
This window of the Bacteroidota bacterium genome carries:
- a CDS encoding S1C family serine protease, whose protein sequence is MFTIASFNNHNDWAFVRTKIKGGLKYNNNLSENLHTKDKLEILGYPFGLGAKEGDNISPMYSDCMVSTSGLQGNLITITDSNFDYGNSGGPVFINQNGNYLVIGIVSAKMGNSVGFIIPISALYK